A genomic region of Candidatus Bathyarchaeota archaeon contains the following coding sequences:
- a CDS encoding TIGR04076 family protein yields MKRGKYRLTITVKEIKGNCPVFKVGDKIVVEPPKIIVKETDNLCIHALGCMLSMLVPLGRGISFKDLGLAKEKDEIGYLQCLDPGEPYTNGGTVIFEVKRETIH; encoded by the coding sequence ATGAAAAGAGGAAAATATCGCTTAACTATAACGGTTAAAGAGATAAAGGGAAACTGTCCAGTCTTTAAGGTCGGTGACAAAATAGTCGTAGAGCCTCCAAAGATAATAGTTAAAGAAACAGACAATCTATGCATTCATGCTCTAGGCTGTATGCTGTCAATGTTAGTACCACTAGGCCGTGGAATAAGCTTCAAAGACTTAGGGTTGGCAAAGGAAAAAGACGAAATAGGATACTTACAGTGCCTAGATCCAGGGGAACCATACACAAATGGGGGAACAGTGATCTTCGAAGTAAAAAGAGAAACTATTCATTAA
- a CDS encoding acetyl-CoA decarbonylase/synthase complex subunit gamma: MSGKEDKGKVGVKELSPIDVYKLLPRTNCKECGEENCMAFATKIVNREVSIEKCKPLLKKEFEKAYKQLKEMLKPAIKEIVVGAGDKTVKIGGKLVMYRHELTYFNPTAIAIDVADEMPEDEIISRIRRVEEFRYEYIGQILKLDMIAVRSTSNDPDKFKATVRKVAENTKLPMILCSLNPNVLEAGLMAAPKARPLLYAATKDNWREMAELALMYGCPLTVSAPNNPKLLKSLAKTLVEYGVEDLVLDPGTFAGDGLADTLNNFTMIRRAACKQGDELLGFPLMGVPMTVWLNSAGLAQEIVKWREAYLAAMLIVRYADILIMHSLDGWALLPDVVLRANVYTDPRKPVAVEPGLKVFGTPDENSPVMFTTNFALTYYTVASDIESAKINAYLLVIDTEGTAVDSGVAGRKLTAEKVAEAIKISGIENKVKHRKIIIPGKAARLSGEIEELSGWQVLVGPRDSSEIPKFLQEKWQNP, encoded by the coding sequence GAAGTATCAATTGAAAAGTGTAAACCGCTTTTAAAGAAAGAGTTTGAAAAAGCCTACAAACAGCTTAAAGAAATGCTGAAACCCGCCATAAAAGAGATTGTGGTTGGCGCTGGCGACAAAACTGTAAAGATCGGCGGAAAACTCGTCATGTATCGTCACGAACTCACATACTTCAACCCAACAGCCATAGCCATTGACGTCGCAGATGAAATGCCCGAAGACGAAATTATAAGCCGCATAAGACGCGTCGAAGAGTTCCGCTATGAATACATCGGGCAAATTTTAAAGCTCGACATGATCGCAGTACGTTCTACATCCAACGATCCGGACAAATTTAAGGCAACAGTGCGAAAAGTAGCCGAAAACACCAAACTGCCCATGATATTATGCTCTTTAAACCCAAATGTTCTGGAGGCTGGCTTAATGGCTGCGCCTAAAGCGCGGCCGTTGCTGTATGCAGCGACTAAGGATAATTGGCGAGAGATGGCTGAACTTGCCTTAATGTACGGATGTCCACTAACAGTTTCCGCACCTAACAACCCTAAATTGTTAAAGTCTTTAGCGAAGACTCTTGTCGAATATGGTGTTGAAGACCTTGTATTGGATCCGGGTACTTTTGCAGGCGATGGTTTAGCTGACACTTTAAACAACTTCACAATGATAAGGCGGGCTGCATGCAAACAAGGCGATGAACTTTTAGGTTTCCCGCTTATGGGCGTTCCTATGACTGTTTGGCTTAACAGTGCTGGTTTAGCCCAAGAAATTGTGAAGTGGCGAGAAGCCTATTTGGCAGCCATGCTAATAGTGCGGTACGCTGACATTCTTATAATGCACAGCCTAGATGGATGGGCTCTATTGCCCGACGTCGTCTTGAGAGCTAACGTTTACACAGATCCCCGCAAACCAGTAGCCGTCGAACCGGGCTTGAAAGTGTTTGGCACACCCGACGAAAACTCACCAGTAATGTTCACAACAAACTTCGCCCTAACATACTACACTGTTGCTTCAGACATAGAATCAGCAAAAATAAACGCCTATTTACTGGTTATAGACACTGAAGGCACAGCGGTAGACAGCGGTGTTGCTGGACGAAAACTCACAGCAGAAAAAGTAGCTGAAGCAATAAAAATTTCCGGCATAGAAAATAAGGTAAAACACAGAAAAATCATCATACCCGGCAAGGCAGCGCGTCTAAGCGGAGAAATAGAAGAACTAAGCGGCTGGCAAGTGCTGGTCGGCCCAAGAGACTCTTCGGAGATCCCTAAATTCTTACAGGAGAAATGGCAAAACCCATAA
- a CDS encoding P-loop NTPase translates to MVDPRVNIINKRLKDVKRVIAVSSGKGGVGKSLVASTLALTLADKGYKVGLFDADFTSPSTHRILGIKKLQIKEEKGIIPSLVHGIKYMSIVAFSGEKALPLRGVDISNALIELLSTTLWGGLDFLIIDMPPGISDVTLDLIKLVKKMEFLIVSTPSLLAWETVKKLLTLIKELKVPVLGVIENMKTKKETFIKNLAVATGVSFFGEIPFDPEIEDALGNVASLSQTVFAGKMAEIALKIIFPQV, encoded by the coding sequence ATGGTGGATCCGCGGGTAAACATCATAAACAAAAGGCTTAAAGATGTAAAGCGTGTGATAGCCGTCTCAAGCGGCAAAGGCGGTGTGGGCAAAAGTCTCGTCGCCTCAACCCTTGCCTTAACCCTCGCGGATAAAGGCTACAAGGTTGGGCTTTTTGATGCAGATTTCACTAGCCCGTCAACTCACCGAATTTTAGGCATCAAAAAACTCCAGATTAAAGAAGAAAAAGGCATAATTCCGTCACTTGTTCACGGCATAAAGTATATGTCTATTGTTGCTTTTTCCGGTGAAAAAGCTTTACCATTACGGGGTGTTGATATTTCAAATGCCTTGATTGAGCTGTTATCCACGACATTGTGGGGCGGTCTGGACTTTTTAATAATCGACATGCCGCCTGGGATAAGCGATGTAACTCTCGACTTGATTAAGCTTGTTAAAAAAATGGAGTTTTTGATCGTTAGTACACCTTCATTGTTGGCTTGGGAAACTGTTAAAAAACTTTTAACACTCATTAAAGAGTTAAAAGTGCCAGTTTTGGGAGTTATTGAAAACATGAAAACGAAGAAGGAAACTTTCATAAAGAACTTAGCTGTGGCAACGGGGGTTTCATTCTTCGGTGAAATACCCTTTGATCCAGAAATTGAAGATGCCTTGGGTAATGTAGCGTCTCTCTCTCAAACTGTTTTCGCTGGAAAAATGGCTGAAATCGCTTTAAAGATTATTTTTCCGCAGGTTTAG
- a CDS encoding hydroxymethylglutaryl-CoA synthase codes for MSSEPIERRVSYLGDRLRGKRCQICGKEYFELRNYCGRCGRKSFGKMEDIDFFYEKGRLELCTLITEPTNKFTKLGNYIYGIISFHNGKIRFPGRLTDKIIREGEVVDFSSLEGREVVPRFRRRYSVEKSEIIPTISLAFTFADEYYPHQEYCPMKPNKEYATPGIVGYGVYTSKFRIKESNMERAVPFIDEDAITAAVEAGKLALIHSGVDSSLIGKVYVGSESNPYAVKPIASKVAQVLKLGEEDDDVQGVDAVDTEFACKAATSMFKDAISLVSFPKMGVAYAMVIGADNSQAAPRDNPGGELDFFVGFGGCAYIFGKTDVIAELEGWYSCTSDTPDFWRRDGELYPMHGGRFTGDPAYFKHVRKAAMKLMEKLGLQPSDINYFVAHQPNVAFPVRVAKELGFKEEQYLPSLQVAKFGNTYSGSSPIGLAAVLDIAKPNERILIVSYGSGAGSDAYSFITTSQIVEKRRRQKMTVRYQAENPFLEYVDYTTYRRLKLGM; via the coding sequence ATGAGCAGCGAACCTATTGAAAGACGTGTTTCGTATTTAGGCGATAGGCTTAGAGGTAAACGTTGCCAGATCTGTGGAAAAGAATACTTCGAGTTAAGAAACTACTGTGGTAGATGCGGTAGGAAAAGCTTCGGAAAAATGGAGGACATTGACTTTTTCTACGAAAAAGGACGGCTTGAACTTTGCACTTTAATAACCGAGCCTACAAACAAGTTTACAAAGCTTGGCAATTACATTTACGGCATAATTTCATTTCATAACGGAAAAATCAGATTCCCCGGCAGACTAACCGACAAAATAATTAGAGAAGGCGAAGTTGTAGACTTCTCAAGTCTTGAAGGTAGAGAAGTTGTCCCAAGGTTTAGGAGACGCTATTCCGTTGAAAAAAGCGAAATAATCCCGACAATCTCGTTGGCTTTCACTTTTGCCGATGAATATTATCCACATCAGGAATATTGTCCAATGAAACCTAACAAGGAATATGCCACCCCCGGCATTGTCGGTTACGGTGTTTATACCTCAAAGTTTAGAATAAAAGAGAGCAACATGGAAAGAGCTGTTCCATTTATAGACGAGGACGCTATTACCGCGGCTGTTGAGGCTGGAAAACTTGCATTAATTCACTCGGGCGTTGACAGTTCACTTATCGGTAAAGTTTACGTGGGTTCGGAATCAAACCCCTATGCTGTTAAGCCAATTGCTTCAAAGGTCGCCCAAGTTCTCAAATTAGGAGAGGAGGACGATGATGTTCAAGGCGTGGATGCTGTAGATACTGAGTTTGCATGTAAGGCAGCTACAAGCATGTTCAAGGATGCTATTTCCCTTGTAAGTTTTCCAAAGATGGGTGTAGCATACGCTATGGTTATCGGAGCGGATAACTCACAGGCAGCTCCAAGAGACAATCCAGGGGGGGAACTTGACTTCTTTGTTGGTTTTGGCGGATGCGCCTATATTTTCGGGAAAACAGACGTTATAGCTGAACTTGAGGGCTGGTATTCTTGCACTTCCGATACTCCAGACTTTTGGCGACGGGATGGCGAACTCTATCCCATGCATGGCGGACGCTTTACAGGCGATCCTGCCTATTTTAAACACGTTCGAAAGGCGGCAATGAAACTTATGGAAAAGCTGGGTTTACAGCCAAGTGACATAAACTATTTTGTGGCTCATCAACCTAATGTTGCCTTTCCCGTTCGGGTAGCCAAAGAACTTGGCTTTAAGGAGGAACAGTATCTTCCATCCTTACAAGTGGCAAAGTTTGGCAACACCTATTCAGGTTCATCACCTATAGGTTTGGCAGCAGTTCTTGACATTGCAAAGCCTAATGAGCGCATTTTGATAGTCAGTTATGGTTCTGGAGCTGGAAGCGACGCCTATTCTTTCATAACGACAAGTCAAATCGTCGAGAAAAGGCGGCGTCAAAAAATGACTGTTAGGTATCAGGCGGAAAACCCGTTCCTTGAATATGTGGACTACACAACCTATCGACGGCTAAAACTCGGCATGTAG
- the hypA gene encoding hydrogenase nickel incorporation protein HypA, whose translation MHEWALAEAIISSVNKLAEKEGLTEIKEVKIKVGELQQIEVEILEFALSELKTGKLKGAKFVIEMVKAKLRCRVCGNLWGFSRNKLDEQSIDAIHFVPETVHAYIKCPNCGSPDFEILDGRGVLLESVKGIK comes from the coding sequence ATGCATGAGTGGGCATTAGCTGAAGCTATAATTTCATCTGTTAATAAGTTAGCTGAAAAAGAAGGGCTAACTGAAATTAAAGAGGTTAAGATAAAGGTTGGTGAGCTTCAACAAATAGAAGTTGAAATTTTAGAATTCGCTTTGTCAGAGCTTAAGACTGGTAAGTTAAAAGGCGCCAAGTTTGTAATAGAAATGGTTAAAGCCAAGCTGCGCTGTCGCGTCTGCGGAAACCTGTGGGGTTTCAGTCGAAACAAACTTGATGAACAGTCTATAGACGCCATACACTTCGTTCCTGAAACTGTCCATGCTTACATTAAATGCCCAAACTGTGGCAGTCCTGATTTTGAAATTCTTGATGGGAGGGGTGTGCTGCTTGAAAGCGTTAAAGGAATCAAATAA
- a CDS encoding HAD family hydrolase: MSKVKAVIFDFIGTLINVRGYNLEVSKVKLYKAIVNAGFKVNSKDFLDAYTRAHEKYRVIRYQKLVEVTNAIWISEALNTLGFATNPDDGRIKAAVNIFFEDYVNSFRLRKCAKKVLQVLSENYKLGLISNFTYAPVIYAGLTKVGINKFFNTVLVSDAVGWRKPHAKIFEEALKKLGVTAGETLYIGDSPDEDIKGAKQLGMKTIFVASQFHTFEALRKSGQKPDATARSLCEAFKKISEICLG, encoded by the coding sequence TTGTCAAAAGTAAAGGCAGTTATTTTTGATTTTATTGGCACGCTAATAAACGTTAGAGGATACAATTTAGAAGTTTCAAAAGTGAAGTTGTACAAGGCTATTGTTAACGCTGGCTTCAAGGTAAATTCAAAAGACTTTTTAGATGCCTATACGCGAGCGCATGAAAAATATCGGGTTATACGCTACCAAAAGCTCGTGGAAGTTACAAACGCTATTTGGATTTCTGAAGCCTTAAACACGTTAGGTTTTGCAACAAACCCCGACGATGGTCGAATAAAAGCTGCAGTCAACATTTTCTTCGAAGACTATGTGAATTCATTTAGACTTAGAAAATGTGCAAAAAAGGTTTTACAGGTGCTTTCTGAAAATTATAAGCTTGGCCTAATTTCAAATTTCACTTACGCACCAGTTATATACGCTGGGCTTACAAAAGTTGGAATAAACAAATTCTTTAACACTGTGTTAGTTTCAGATGCTGTGGGATGGCGCAAACCTCACGCGAAAATTTTTGAAGAAGCCCTAAAAAAATTAGGAGTCACTGCTGGAGAAACCCTTTATATCGGAGACAGTCCCGATGAAGACATTAAAGGGGCAAAACAGCTTGGAATGAAAACAATTTTTGTAGCATCCCAATTTCACACATTTGAAGCCTTGCGCAAAAGTGGACAAAAGCCCGATGCCACGGCAAGGAGTTTATGTGAAGCGTTTAAAAAGATAAGTGAAATATGCCTAGGCTAA
- a CDS encoding MATE family efflux transporter: MAEETGHIGISRYRDQIINGPIIRTIFWLGTPPLLNQLVLVVYNVADTYWLSKYSEVAVAVPRQMWPIIMLFQALVNALTSASLGMISQYIGSKSYKEASISASRFFTLAFLSGGALSVILLTFRHSIFTIILSTPLEIFDYVMAYSGVIAFDVFFNYIALMYTTILQSIGDTRSPAAVNVFAVIVNIVLDPFLVLGIGPFPRLGVVGASLTDVMGKIISIVALVYVLRKSYPELKVRFARKVNVEWICLVLRIGLPILTLGLMNGFAFLMQLKLINMLGVVTATAFSIGFVVFDIVDVVLWGLSGAPAIMVGQSLGAEKPKRAKEVAWKAALLIFLLMVIGAAVVYPIRRSIADTFADDINIINETDFFLQTMLPTLPFFGLFMVALSVGRGSGHTLFPTVVGISRLWGLRVALGYILAFTLGIGSFGIWLAIAISNIVGGIIATLWIRYGNWAKAVVKERTTEERSLNS; encoded by the coding sequence ATGGCCGAAGAAACGGGGCATATTGGAATTAGCCGATATAGAGACCAAATCATTAACGGTCCAATTATCCGTACAATCTTTTGGCTTGGCACGCCACCACTTTTGAATCAGCTTGTACTAGTAGTCTATAATGTTGCAGACACTTATTGGTTAAGCAAGTACAGCGAAGTGGCTGTTGCTGTCCCAAGGCAGATGTGGCCGATTATTATGCTTTTTCAAGCGTTGGTAAACGCTCTAACATCGGCAAGCTTAGGGATGATATCCCAGTACATAGGGAGTAAATCTTACAAAGAAGCCAGCATATCCGCATCACGTTTCTTTACTTTGGCTTTCCTCTCCGGAGGAGCCTTAAGTGTGATTCTTCTAACGTTCAGACATTCGATTTTTACCATTATTTTATCCACACCTCTGGAAATCTTTGACTATGTGATGGCTTATTCGGGCGTTATTGCCTTTGACGTATTTTTTAATTACATAGCATTAATGTACACCACAATTCTTCAAAGTATAGGAGATACCAGAAGCCCGGCAGCGGTTAATGTGTTTGCTGTCATAGTTAACATTGTTCTAGATCCATTCCTTGTTTTAGGTATAGGTCCGTTTCCAAGGCTTGGAGTTGTAGGTGCAAGCCTTACCGATGTTATGGGAAAAATTATATCAATAGTAGCCCTAGTATACGTTCTTCGTAAAAGTTACCCTGAACTCAAGGTAAGATTCGCTAGGAAAGTAAATGTGGAATGGATATGTCTTGTTTTGCGCATAGGGCTACCAATTTTAACGCTTGGCTTAATGAACGGTTTCGCTTTTCTCATGCAGTTGAAGCTTATAAACATGTTAGGTGTGGTGACGGCTACAGCCTTTTCTATAGGATTTGTGGTTTTTGATATTGTGGACGTTGTGCTCTGGGGTTTAAGCGGAGCCCCAGCCATAATGGTCGGTCAGAGCCTTGGAGCGGAAAAACCAAAGAGAGCAAAAGAGGTTGCCTGGAAGGCAGCCCTGCTCATATTTCTTCTGATGGTAATTGGAGCGGCTGTGGTTTACCCAATAAGAAGGAGTATTGCGGATACATTTGCAGACGACATAAACATTATAAACGAAACCGACTTTTTCCTTCAAACAATGTTGCCCACCCTTCCGTTCTTCGGCCTTTTCATGGTTGCCTTATCCGTTGGAAGAGGTTCTGGACACACTCTTTTCCCAACAGTTGTTGGGATTTCTAGGCTTTGGGGACTCAGAGTAGCATTAGGCTACATCTTAGCCTTCACGCTTGGAATCGGCTCCTTTGGGATATGGCTGGCCATAGCAATAAGCAACATTGTAGGAGGAATTATAGCCACACTATGGATAAGATACGGAAACTGGGCTAAAGCGGTGGTAAAAGAAAGAACAACAGAAGAAAGATCATTAAACAGCTAA
- a CDS encoding DUF362 domain-containing protein, translated as MSIVAVVKGVNPVEITVKALEMIKPNLIEVLSSKKPILIKPNYIAAKHPSSGLTTDGRVIEGIIKFLKDHGKDKLIVGEGSGWADTFEAFKVAGLDRMVEKTNVKLIDLNKDRFIEVYPKNPLALRKVMVAETALKSLIISVPKLKIHRLTTVTLGIKNMMGALASKGSMHDGNLHKNIADLASVLTPSLTVIDGIIAGEGHETDGNPVEMNLVIAGTDPVAVDAVGAAVMEVPPTEVKHLVFAERKGLGTCRLDEIEIVGEPIEKVKRRFRRP; from the coding sequence ATGAGCATAGTTGCGGTAGTTAAAGGTGTAAATCCGGTTGAGATAACGGTTAAAGCTCTAGAAATGATAAAGCCCAATTTAATTGAAGTTCTTTCGTCTAAAAAGCCTATTTTGATAAAACCTAACTATATAGCTGCTAAACATCCATCCAGTGGGTTAACAACCGACGGCAGAGTCATCGAAGGTATCATAAAATTTTTGAAGGATCATGGGAAAGATAAGCTTATTGTCGGCGAAGGAAGCGGTTGGGCAGACACTTTTGAGGCTTTTAAGGTTGCAGGGTTGGATAGGATGGTTGAGAAAACGAATGTAAAGCTAATTGACCTCAACAAAGACCGATTTATTGAGGTTTATCCGAAAAACCCTTTAGCTCTTAGAAAGGTTATGGTGGCGGAGACCGCCCTTAAAAGCTTGATAATAAGCGTTCCAAAACTAAAAATTCACAGACTTACAACCGTCACGCTCGGCATTAAAAATATGATGGGTGCCTTAGCCTCGAAAGGTTCTATGCACGATGGAAATTTACATAAAAACATCGCAGACTTAGCTTCAGTTTTAACACCAAGCTTAACAGTCATAGATGGAATCATCGCCGGGGAAGGGCATGAGACGGACGGGAACCCCGTGGAGATGAATTTAGTTATCGCCGGCACAGACCCTGTAGCGGTGGACGCTGTAGGCGCAGCGGTGATGGAAGTGCCCCCAACAGAGGTTAAACATCTCGTTTTTGCTGAGAGGAAAGGTCTTGGAACATGTCGGCTAGATGAAATAGAGATTGTCGGAGAACCGATTGAAAAGGTAAAGCGAAGATTCCGAAGACCATAG